A region of Homo sapiens chromosome 17, GRCh38.p14 Primary Assembly DNA encodes the following proteins:
- the XYLT2 gene encoding xylosyltransferase 2: MVASARVQKLVRRYKLAIATALAILLLQGLVVWSFSGLEEDEAGEKGRQRKPRPLDPGEGSKDTDSSAGRRGSTGRRHGRWRGRAESPGVPVAKVVRAVTSRQRASRRVPPAPPPEAPGRQNLSGAAAGEALVGAAGFPPHGDTGSVEGAPQPTDNGFTPKCEIVGKDALSALARASTKQCQQEIANVVCLHQAGSLMPKAVPRHCQLTGKMSPGIQWDESQAQQPMDGPPVRIAYMLVVHGRAIRQLKRLLKAVYHEQHFFYIHVDKRSDYLHREVVELAQGYDNVRVTPWRMVTIWGGASLLRMYLRSMRDLLEVPGWAWDFFINLSATDYPTRTNEELVAFLSKNRDKNFLKSHGRDNSRFIKKQGLDRLFHECDSHMWRLGERQIPAGIVVDGGSDWFVLTRSFVEYVVYTDDPLVAQLRQFYTYTLLPAESFFHTVLENSLACETLVDNNLRVTNWNRKLGCKCQYKHIVDWCGCSPNDFKPQDFLRLQQVSRPTFFARKFESTVNQEVLEILDFHLYGSYPPGTPALKAYWENTYDAADGPSGLSDVMLTAYTAFARLSLHHAATAAPPMGTPLCRFEPRGLPSSVHLYFYDDHFQGYLVTQAVQPSAQGPAETLEMWLMPQGSLKLLGRSDQASRLQSLEVGTDWDPKERLFRNFGGLLGPLDEPVAVQRWARGPNLTATVVWIDPTYVVATSYDITVDTETEVTQYKPPLSRPLRPGPWTVRLLQFWEPLGETRFLVLPLTFNRKLPLRKDDASWLHAGPPHNEYMEQSFQGLSSILNLPQPELAEEAAQRHTQLTGPALEAWTDRELSSFWSVAGLCAIGPSPCPSLEPCRLTSWSSLSPDPKSELGPVKADGRLR, from the exons AAAGGAAGGCAGAGGAAGCCACGGCCACTGGACCCTGGCGAGGGTTCCAAGGACACAGACAGTTCAGCAGGGCGACGGGGCAGCACAGGCAGAAGGCATGGGCGCTGGCGGGGCCGTGCTGAGAGCCCAGGAGTGCCCGTGGCCAAGGTGGTACGGGCAGTAACCAGCCGGCAGAGAGCCAGCCGGCGGGtcccacctgccccacccccGGAAGCCCCAGGCCGCCAGAACCTGAGTGGGGCAGCAGCTGGGGAGGCGCTGGTAGGGGCAGCTGGCTTCCCACCACACGGAGATACAGGGAGCGTGGAGGGCGCCCCCCAGCCCACGGACAATGGCTTCACCCCCAAGTGCGAGATCGTGGGCAAGGACGCACTGTCTGCACTGGCCCGGGCCAGCACCAAGCAGTGCCAGCAGGAGATCGCCAATGTGGTGTGCCTGCACCAGGCTGGGAGCCTCATGCCCAAGGCTGTGCCCCGGCACTGTCAGCTGACTG GGAAGATGAGCCCCGGCATCCAGTGGGATGAGAGCCAAGCCCAGCAGCCCATGGATGGCCCCCCGGTGCGAATCGCCTACATGCTGGTGGTTCACGGCCGCGCCATCCGCCAGCTGAAGCGTCTCCTCAAGGCCGTTTATCACGAGCAGCACTTCTTTTACATCCATGTGGACAAG CGTTCCGACTACCTGCACCGGGAGGTGGTGGAGCTGGCCCAGGGCTATGATAACGTGCGGGTGACGCCCTGGCGCATGGTTACCATCTGGGGCGGGGCCAGCCTCCTGAGGATGTACCTGCGGAGCATGCGGGACCTGCTAGAGGTGCCTGGCTGGGCCTGGGACTTCTTCATCAACCTCAGTGCCACTGACTATCCAACCAG GACCAATGAGGAGCTGGTGGCATTCCTATCCAAGAACCGGGACAAGAATTTCCTCAAGTCACATGGCCGGGACAACTCCAG GTTCATCAAGAAACAGGGCCTGGACCGGCTCTTCCATGAGTGCGACTCACACATGTGGCGCCTGGGCGAGCGGCAGATCCCAGCAGGCATTGTGGTGGATGGCGGTTCTGACTGGTTCGTGCTGACACGCagctttgtggagtatgtggtgTACACAGATGACCCGCTTGTGGCCCAGCTGCGCCAGTTCTACACATACACACTGCTCCCAGCCGAG TCCTTCTTCCACACGGTgctggagaacagcctggcctgTGAGACCCTCGTGGACAACAACCTGCGGGTCACCAACTGGAACCGCAAGCTGGGCTGCAAGTGCCAGTACAAGCACATTGTGGACTGGTGTGGCTGCTCCCCCAACGACTTCAAGCCACAGGACTTCCTCCGGCTGCAG CAAGTCTCCAGACCCACCTTCTTCGCCCGGAAGTTCGAGTCGACTGTGAACCAGGAGGTGCTGGAAATCCTGGACTTCCACCTGTATGGCAGCTACCCCCCCGGCACGCCAGCCCTCAAGGCCTACTGGGAGAACACCTACGACGCGGCTGATGGCCCCAGTGGGCTCAGTGATGTCATGCTCACTGCTTACACAGccttcgcccgcctcagcctgcacCATGCCGCCACTGCTGCACCCCCAATGGGCACCCCACTCTGCAG GTTTGAGCCCAGGGGCTTGCCGTCCAGCGTGCACCTGTATTTCTATGACGACCATTTCCAGGGCTACCTGGTGACGCAGGCGGTGCAGCCCTCAGCCCAGGGGCCGGCAGAGACGCTTGAGATGTGGCTGATGCCCCAAGGGTCGCTGAAGCTGTTGGGGCGCAGTGACCAGGCCAGCCGGCTCCAGAGTCTGGAG GTTGGCACTGATTGGGACCCCAAAGAGCGTCTTTTCCGGAACTTTGGGGGGTTACTGGGGCCGCTGGACGAGCCTGTGGCCGTGCAGCGCTGGGCCCGGGGCCCCAACCTCACAGCCACAGTGGTCTGGATCGACCCAACCTATGTGGTGGCCACATCTTATGACATCACAGTAGATACGGAGACTGAGGTCACGCAATACAAGCCCCCACTGAGCCGGCCCCTGCGGCCAGGGCCCTGGACTGTTCGACTCCTTCAGTTCTGGGAACCGCTGGGTGAGACCCGCTTCCTTGTGCTGCCCTTGACCTTCAACCGCAAACTACCTCTCAGGAAAG ATGATGCCAGCTGGCTGCACGCAGGGCCACCCCACAACGAGTACATGGAGCAGAGTTTCCAGGGCCTGAGTAGCATCCTGAACCTGCCTCAGCCGGAGCTCGCGGAGGAGGCTGCCCAGCGGCACACACAGCTCACAGGCCCTGCGCTCGAGGCCTGGACAGACAGGGAACTGAGCAGCTTCTGGTCCGTGGCTGGACTGTGTGCCATaggcccctctccctgcccctccctggagCCCTGCAGACTGACCAGCTGGAGCTCTCTGTCCCCCGACCCCAAATCAGAGCTGGGGCCTGTCAAAGCAGACGGGCGACTCAGGTAG
- the MRPL27 gene encoding large ribosomal subunit protein bL27m, with translation MASVVLALRTRTAVTSLLSPTPATALAVRYASKKSGGSSKNLGGKSSGRRQGIKKMEGHYVHAGNIIATQRHFRWHPGAHVGVGKNKCLYALEEGIVRYTKEVYVPHPRNTEAVDLITRLPKGAVLYKTFVHVVPAKPEGTFKLVAML, from the exons ATGGCGTCGGTGGTGTTGGCGCTGAGGACCCGGACAGCCG tTACATCCTTGCTAAGCCCCACTCCGGCTACAGCTCTTGCTGTCAGATACGCATCCAAGAAGTCGGGTGGTAGCTCCAAAAACCTCGGTGGAAAGTCATCAGGCAGACGCCAAGGCATTAAGAAAATGGAAG GTCACTATGTTCATGCTGGGAACATCATTGCAACACAGCGCCATTTCCGCTGGCACCCAGGTGCCCAT GTGGGTGTTGGGAAGAATAAATGTCTGTATGCCCTGGAAGAGGGGATAGTCCGCTACACTAAGGAGGTCTACGTGCCTCATCCCAGAAACACGGAGGCTGTGGATCTGATCACCAGGCTGCCCAAGGGTGCTGTGCTCTACAAGACTTTTGTCCACGTGGTTCCTGCCAAGCCTGAGGGCACCTTCAAACTGGTAGCTATGCTTTGA
- the XYLT2 gene encoding xylosyltransferase 2 isoform X1, with the protein MGLRRAGRGGTELKGRQRKPRPLDPGEGSKDTDSSAGRRGSTGRRHGRWRGRAESPGVPVAKVVRAVTSRQRASRRVPPAPPPEAPGRQNLSGAAAGEALVGAAGFPPHGDTGSVEGAPQPTDNGFTPKCEIVGKDALSALARASTKQCQQEIANVVCLHQAGSLMPKAVPRHCQLTGKMSPGIQWDESQAQQPMDGPPVRIAYMLVVHGRAIRQLKRLLKAVYHEQHFFYIHVDKRSDYLHREVVELAQGYDNVRVTPWRMVTIWGGASLLRMYLRSMRDLLEVPGWAWDFFINLSATDYPTRTNEELVAFLSKNRDKNFLKSHGRDNSRFIKKQGLDRLFHECDSHMWRLGERQIPAGIVVDGGSDWFVLTRSFVEYVVYTDDPLVAQLRQFYTYTLLPAESFFHTVLENSLACETLVDNNLRVTNWNRKLGCKCQYKHIVDWCGCSPNDFKPQDFLRLQQVSRPTFFARKFESTVNQEVLEILDFHLYGSYPPGTPALKAYWENTYDAADGPSGLSDVMLTAYTAFARLSLHHAATAAPPMGTPLCRFEPRGLPSSVHLYFYDDHFQGYLVTQAVQPSAQGPAETLEMWLMPQGSLKLLGRSDQASRLQSLEVGTDWDPKERLFRNFGGLLGPLDEPVAVQRWARGPNLTATVVWIDPTYVVATSYDITVDTETEVTQYKPPLSRPLRPGPWTVRLLQFWEPLGETRFLVLPLTFNRKLPLRKDDASWLHAGPPHNEYMEQSFQGLSSILNLPQPELAEEAAQRHTQLTGPALEAWTDRELSSFWSVAGLCAIGPSPCPSLEPCRLTSWSSLSPDPKSELGPVKADGRLR; encoded by the exons AAAGGAAGGCAGAGGAAGCCACGGCCACTGGACCCTGGCGAGGGTTCCAAGGACACAGACAGTTCAGCAGGGCGACGGGGCAGCACAGGCAGAAGGCATGGGCGCTGGCGGGGCCGTGCTGAGAGCCCAGGAGTGCCCGTGGCCAAGGTGGTACGGGCAGTAACCAGCCGGCAGAGAGCCAGCCGGCGGGtcccacctgccccacccccGGAAGCCCCAGGCCGCCAGAACCTGAGTGGGGCAGCAGCTGGGGAGGCGCTGGTAGGGGCAGCTGGCTTCCCACCACACGGAGATACAGGGAGCGTGGAGGGCGCCCCCCAGCCCACGGACAATGGCTTCACCCCCAAGTGCGAGATCGTGGGCAAGGACGCACTGTCTGCACTGGCCCGGGCCAGCACCAAGCAGTGCCAGCAGGAGATCGCCAATGTGGTGTGCCTGCACCAGGCTGGGAGCCTCATGCCCAAGGCTGTGCCCCGGCACTGTCAGCTGACTG GGAAGATGAGCCCCGGCATCCAGTGGGATGAGAGCCAAGCCCAGCAGCCCATGGATGGCCCCCCGGTGCGAATCGCCTACATGCTGGTGGTTCACGGCCGCGCCATCCGCCAGCTGAAGCGTCTCCTCAAGGCCGTTTATCACGAGCAGCACTTCTTTTACATCCATGTGGACAAG CGTTCCGACTACCTGCACCGGGAGGTGGTGGAGCTGGCCCAGGGCTATGATAACGTGCGGGTGACGCCCTGGCGCATGGTTACCATCTGGGGCGGGGCCAGCCTCCTGAGGATGTACCTGCGGAGCATGCGGGACCTGCTAGAGGTGCCTGGCTGGGCCTGGGACTTCTTCATCAACCTCAGTGCCACTGACTATCCAACCAG GACCAATGAGGAGCTGGTGGCATTCCTATCCAAGAACCGGGACAAGAATTTCCTCAAGTCACATGGCCGGGACAACTCCAG GTTCATCAAGAAACAGGGCCTGGACCGGCTCTTCCATGAGTGCGACTCACACATGTGGCGCCTGGGCGAGCGGCAGATCCCAGCAGGCATTGTGGTGGATGGCGGTTCTGACTGGTTCGTGCTGACACGCagctttgtggagtatgtggtgTACACAGATGACCCGCTTGTGGCCCAGCTGCGCCAGTTCTACACATACACACTGCTCCCAGCCGAG TCCTTCTTCCACACGGTgctggagaacagcctggcctgTGAGACCCTCGTGGACAACAACCTGCGGGTCACCAACTGGAACCGCAAGCTGGGCTGCAAGTGCCAGTACAAGCACATTGTGGACTGGTGTGGCTGCTCCCCCAACGACTTCAAGCCACAGGACTTCCTCCGGCTGCAG CAAGTCTCCAGACCCACCTTCTTCGCCCGGAAGTTCGAGTCGACTGTGAACCAGGAGGTGCTGGAAATCCTGGACTTCCACCTGTATGGCAGCTACCCCCCCGGCACGCCAGCCCTCAAGGCCTACTGGGAGAACACCTACGACGCGGCTGATGGCCCCAGTGGGCTCAGTGATGTCATGCTCACTGCTTACACAGccttcgcccgcctcagcctgcacCATGCCGCCACTGCTGCACCCCCAATGGGCACCCCACTCTGCAG GTTTGAGCCCAGGGGCTTGCCGTCCAGCGTGCACCTGTATTTCTATGACGACCATTTCCAGGGCTACCTGGTGACGCAGGCGGTGCAGCCCTCAGCCCAGGGGCCGGCAGAGACGCTTGAGATGTGGCTGATGCCCCAAGGGTCGCTGAAGCTGTTGGGGCGCAGTGACCAGGCCAGCCGGCTCCAGAGTCTGGAG GTTGGCACTGATTGGGACCCCAAAGAGCGTCTTTTCCGGAACTTTGGGGGGTTACTGGGGCCGCTGGACGAGCCTGTGGCCGTGCAGCGCTGGGCCCGGGGCCCCAACCTCACAGCCACAGTGGTCTGGATCGACCCAACCTATGTGGTGGCCACATCTTATGACATCACAGTAGATACGGAGACTGAGGTCACGCAATACAAGCCCCCACTGAGCCGGCCCCTGCGGCCAGGGCCCTGGACTGTTCGACTCCTTCAGTTCTGGGAACCGCTGGGTGAGACCCGCTTCCTTGTGCTGCCCTTGACCTTCAACCGCAAACTACCTCTCAGGAAAG ATGATGCCAGCTGGCTGCACGCAGGGCCACCCCACAACGAGTACATGGAGCAGAGTTTCCAGGGCCTGAGTAGCATCCTGAACCTGCCTCAGCCGGAGCTCGCGGAGGAGGCTGCCCAGCGGCACACACAGCTCACAGGCCCTGCGCTCGAGGCCTGGACAGACAGGGAACTGAGCAGCTTCTGGTCCGTGGCTGGACTGTGTGCCATaggcccctctccctgcccctccctggagCCCTGCAGACTGACCAGCTGGAGCTCTCTGTCCCCCGACCCCAAATCAGAGCTGGGGCCTGTCAAAGCAGACGGGCGACTCAGGTAG
- the XYLT2 gene encoding xylosyltransferase 2 isoform X2: protein MPKAVPRHCQLTGKMSPGIQWDESQAQQPMDGPPVRIAYMLVVHGRAIRQLKRLLKAVYHEQHFFYIHVDKRSDYLHREVVELAQGYDNVRVTPWRMVTIWGGASLLRMYLRSMRDLLEVPGWAWDFFINLSATDYPTRTNEELVAFLSKNRDKNFLKSHGRDNSRFIKKQGLDRLFHECDSHMWRLGERQIPAGIVVDGGSDWFVLTRSFVEYVVYTDDPLVAQLRQFYTYTLLPAESFFHTVLENSLACETLVDNNLRVTNWNRKLGCKCQYKHIVDWCGCSPNDFKPQDFLRLQQVSRPTFFARKFESTVNQEVLEILDFHLYGSYPPGTPALKAYWENTYDAADGPSGLSDVMLTAYTAFARLSLHHAATAAPPMGTPLCRFEPRGLPSSVHLYFYDDHFQGYLVTQAVQPSAQGPAETLEMWLMPQGSLKLLGRSDQASRLQSLEVGTDWDPKERLFRNFGGLLGPLDEPVAVQRWARGPNLTATVVWIDPTYVVATSYDITVDTETEVTQYKPPLSRPLRPGPWTVRLLQFWEPLGETRFLVLPLTFNRKLPLRKDDASWLHAGPPHNEYMEQSFQGLSSILNLPQPELAEEAAQRHTQLTGPALEAWTDRELSSFWSVAGLCAIGPSPCPSLEPCRLTSWSSLSPDPKSELGPVKADGRLR from the exons ATGCCCAAGGCTGTGCCCCGGCACTGTCAGCTGACTG GGAAGATGAGCCCCGGCATCCAGTGGGATGAGAGCCAAGCCCAGCAGCCCATGGATGGCCCCCCGGTGCGAATCGCCTACATGCTGGTGGTTCACGGCCGCGCCATCCGCCAGCTGAAGCGTCTCCTCAAGGCCGTTTATCACGAGCAGCACTTCTTTTACATCCATGTGGACAAG CGTTCCGACTACCTGCACCGGGAGGTGGTGGAGCTGGCCCAGGGCTATGATAACGTGCGGGTGACGCCCTGGCGCATGGTTACCATCTGGGGCGGGGCCAGCCTCCTGAGGATGTACCTGCGGAGCATGCGGGACCTGCTAGAGGTGCCTGGCTGGGCCTGGGACTTCTTCATCAACCTCAGTGCCACTGACTATCCAACCAG GACCAATGAGGAGCTGGTGGCATTCCTATCCAAGAACCGGGACAAGAATTTCCTCAAGTCACATGGCCGGGACAACTCCAG GTTCATCAAGAAACAGGGCCTGGACCGGCTCTTCCATGAGTGCGACTCACACATGTGGCGCCTGGGCGAGCGGCAGATCCCAGCAGGCATTGTGGTGGATGGCGGTTCTGACTGGTTCGTGCTGACACGCagctttgtggagtatgtggtgTACACAGATGACCCGCTTGTGGCCCAGCTGCGCCAGTTCTACACATACACACTGCTCCCAGCCGAG TCCTTCTTCCACACGGTgctggagaacagcctggcctgTGAGACCCTCGTGGACAACAACCTGCGGGTCACCAACTGGAACCGCAAGCTGGGCTGCAAGTGCCAGTACAAGCACATTGTGGACTGGTGTGGCTGCTCCCCCAACGACTTCAAGCCACAGGACTTCCTCCGGCTGCAG CAAGTCTCCAGACCCACCTTCTTCGCCCGGAAGTTCGAGTCGACTGTGAACCAGGAGGTGCTGGAAATCCTGGACTTCCACCTGTATGGCAGCTACCCCCCCGGCACGCCAGCCCTCAAGGCCTACTGGGAGAACACCTACGACGCGGCTGATGGCCCCAGTGGGCTCAGTGATGTCATGCTCACTGCTTACACAGccttcgcccgcctcagcctgcacCATGCCGCCACTGCTGCACCCCCAATGGGCACCCCACTCTGCAG GTTTGAGCCCAGGGGCTTGCCGTCCAGCGTGCACCTGTATTTCTATGACGACCATTTCCAGGGCTACCTGGTGACGCAGGCGGTGCAGCCCTCAGCCCAGGGGCCGGCAGAGACGCTTGAGATGTGGCTGATGCCCCAAGGGTCGCTGAAGCTGTTGGGGCGCAGTGACCAGGCCAGCCGGCTCCAGAGTCTGGAG GTTGGCACTGATTGGGACCCCAAAGAGCGTCTTTTCCGGAACTTTGGGGGGTTACTGGGGCCGCTGGACGAGCCTGTGGCCGTGCAGCGCTGGGCCCGGGGCCCCAACCTCACAGCCACAGTGGTCTGGATCGACCCAACCTATGTGGTGGCCACATCTTATGACATCACAGTAGATACGGAGACTGAGGTCACGCAATACAAGCCCCCACTGAGCCGGCCCCTGCGGCCAGGGCCCTGGACTGTTCGACTCCTTCAGTTCTGGGAACCGCTGGGTGAGACCCGCTTCCTTGTGCTGCCCTTGACCTTCAACCGCAAACTACCTCTCAGGAAAG ATGATGCCAGCTGGCTGCACGCAGGGCCACCCCACAACGAGTACATGGAGCAGAGTTTCCAGGGCCTGAGTAGCATCCTGAACCTGCCTCAGCCGGAGCTCGCGGAGGAGGCTGCCCAGCGGCACACACAGCTCACAGGCCCTGCGCTCGAGGCCTGGACAGACAGGGAACTGAGCAGCTTCTGGTCCGTGGCTGGACTGTGTGCCATaggcccctctccctgcccctccctggagCCCTGCAGACTGACCAGCTGGAGCTCTCTGTCCCCCGACCCCAAATCAGAGCTGGGGCCTGTCAAAGCAGACGGGCGACTCAGGTAG